DNA from Scheffersomyces stipitis CBS 6054 chromosome 1, whole genome shotgun sequence:
AACCCCGTCTGCATCGCTATCTTCGCTATATTTCTACGAAGCACCGAAAACTGGATTTGGTCCGTAAACGGATCATGGTTGGGCAACTTGGAAACGGCATCTACATCTACTTCTCGTATTACCTCAATCTCAGGTTGTTTCATCTGCGTATGGTGAACAAATTGCTGCGTTTGCATCTGTCGAATAAGCGAGATCTTGAAGCAGATCTTGCGGATTTCTTGCATCTCCTTGATATTCTCGGTGTACATCTTGTTCAAGCCTGAGTCTATGGGTAACACGAAATCTGATTTGATATTAGATGCATCTCCATTAGCCTGTTGCAAAAAAACATCTACCAACGATTgttctctcttttcttcttcttccttatcAATACCCTTATACTTGAGACCAGGCAATCCCCCAGTGATGTCATATTCTAATAGATACGGCTCGTCattttccaacaagttgctCGACTTGGAGATGACCTCTTTGTTCGTCAAATACTGGTTGAAGTTGCTCATTTCACGAGATTGACGAATTATCGCTCTGGCATCTGACCGTAAGTGGAATTTCTCATCAAAAAGGGCAGCCCTCTCAGCACAGTAATGAGCACGAGATTTTGCTGTAATAGTTCTCCAGGCCTGAAGCTCGGGATCTAActcgtcgtcttcttctgagaTTCCATTAGCTTCCCCATTTATATTctcattatcttcttcctcctcttcttcttcatcgttggatacatttccattttctacTATATTTTCAGAAACTCCTGTTACAGGCACTGGTGAGCCAATAGCAGATGCAACAGCAGTGGCTATCGGTGTAGCTGGATCTACTTCTGTTTTGATTTGGTCctgtcttctctttcttccttttttcATAGACTTTCCTGCCGAAGCCATAGGAGTTCCTACTCTTTCGTTTTctagttcttcttctctttcgACTTCTTGTCTACTCCTAATGGTTATATTGGGAATCGTAGGAATTAATTTGGATGTCTTTTTTTGCATGGCTATAGCATGAGCTCGTAAGAAATGTTTAGGATCTGTATTGTATGTCAAGCAGTTGGACCAGATTAACATGAGGTCGTCCACAAACTCCTGTTTCGAATTATAGGCGAAcgatttcaactttttcatCACCGTGTTCAAGTCCATTGGTTTCTTGATTATGAGTCCATAGTTAGGAGCTTCTCGCTTGGATACTTTATTCAAGAAAGGAGTCGAATGCTCTGTGGATCCTCTCAATTCTACAACCACTTTCTCACAGGCTTCATACAACtcttcttggccaacaCGATCGTTATTGGCCCACTTACCTCGGTTCTTTCTTACATCCATAAAAAGAGTTCTCAATTCATGATCGTTAAGAGGAACATCGTCCCTCTTCAGCTGAATAGTGGACAAAAGATGCTTTAAGGAAGTGCTTCCAGTTCCTAAACTGATTCCCATGCTATCAGCTTCACCTAATCCAGAAAGCCCATCTTTGGTAGAGTCAGCGTTGCCGTTCTTGGAGTCTTCTAACTGCAAATCCGACTTCTCTAACTTCCTTCTTTTGATTAATGTTTCACGATCGTACTCGAAGTTATGATACACTTTATTATATTCTCTTATGAGCTTTTCCTGGTCGTCAGCATTTGAATCAGGAGAATCACCGTTAGATGAAGACTTGGGAGGCTCACTTCCAGTTGAACCAGAGCCATCTTGCGATTCTGTTTGTatttcagaagaagtatCTGGAGCCACAGTAACAAGCGAAACAGGCACTTGCAAAACAATCTGTTTTTCGTCGTTATATTTCCATTGATATAttccattttcagattGCTCATTGTCTTTATTGTCATCCTTATCATCTTTTTGgtcactttcttcttcttcttcgtcttcatcgtcataATCGTCCTCAACTTCACGGACTTTTGGCTGTGCTTTTTCCTCTTTCTCGGCCTCTTTTTCCTTATCTTCGTCATCCGAGAAGTTATCTAGCGTATCTATCATTTCAAAGTCatcatctacttctactaCTTGTTCTGATGAAGAGCCTGTGTTTTTGTAGTAGTAGTCAATTGCTTTCTCCCATAACAAGTATCTGATATGTAATGCTAACATCTTAACCATTTTGgatccttcttcaaaaagaagCTCTGGAGTGTCGCTTACATTGTCATTATTGTCCGCAATACCTTCTTCAGACTTGACCACCTCGCTGGCTTCTGGATCCTTGCTGAATGTGATAGTACAGTTACCCTCAAGGAAATTGTCCCAAATCTCGGCGTTGTTCAACAGTATTATATAGTCCAACACTTTGAGATGAGTTTCGTTGAGATACGActcgaagaagttgctgGAATGCAACCGTTTGGCCAACTCGAAGAGCTTCTTGGGATTGTTATGCTCAAACGTCGATAGCTTCTCCATTCTATGCTAAGaaattctgaaatttcacTTCGGAAATGGAACTGTGATAATTAGTCAACTTTAGAAGGATTGGAATTTCTGTGAactttcaagaagaacaaattcGTGAATATTACTGAAAATgttattgaaaaatgtgaaCAGAATATAAAATAATGAAAGAATGAAACCTAGTTGGGTTTCTATTCAAATTTGGAATCACTACTGAATCACGTGTATGGATTGTCAACTCTACCAGACTTGAACTCACGTCTATCTGCTCTGAATATCCTTTTAAAGGAATCGTTGTGGACTCAGTCTGGATTCAATGAGAGATCTGATTCTCGAGATTAATATTAGCTCTACAGAGGAGAGCGTCGGAACCAGCTAAAAAGAGAGCTGAAATGGCAAGAAAAAACGAAGCAAGCTGATATATGGATGTTTCCACGCTGTTTCAGTCTGCTTTCTGCTCGTGTTTTGAAGGTTTGTCGATTGATTGCCAGGATTTCTGGTGCTAGACAGCTTGAATAGAGAAGTGATTATATTGTTACCCGCAGTACGCTGGAAATTCCATAAATGTAAAGTATGCGACTCGAATAAAAATTAGCGAGTGAAAAAGTTAACAAAACGAATCTGAGTAAGAATATGACAGTAGAAATTTCGGACTTTCATTTTCACACATACAAATGTATAGATATAATGTGAAAGGTTCATAACAGATAGCCGTACTGTTAGAATCATAAATGAAGTCAGCTACAAAACTCTACGTAATATACAAAGTAGTATAAGTTCTACTGCCTCTACACTTCCTGACCACGAATGACATTATGTATATATTAAGCTGTAAAAATAATGACCAACACCACGACATTCCAATCTACTACGTTCAAGATCTATAACACATTGAAGCGTTTGTTTTGAAACCGTCATCGCAATGGCtttgtttctctttcttgacCATTAAAAATTTCATTATTCCAATAGACAATCGGACAAACCTAAACAGCATACTTCTTAGTCCATTCCTTGGCGGTGGCTTCGTATTTGGCTCTATCTTGCTTGTAAATGTGAGCTATTTCTGGCACCAAAGGATCGTCGGGGTTGGCATCGGTCAAAAGTGAGCAGATGGACAACAACACTT
Protein-coding regions in this window:
- the SPT7 gene encoding transcription factor, member of the histone acetyltransferase SAGA complex; protein product: MEKLSTFEHNNPKKLFELAKRLHSSNFFESYLNETHLKVLDYIISLNNAEIWDNFLEGNCTITFSKDPEASEVVKSEEGIADNNDNVSDTPELLFEEGSKMVKMLALHIRYLLWEKAIDYYYKNTGSSSEQVVEVDDDFEMIDTLDNFSDDEDKEKEAEKEEKAQPKVREVEDDYDDEDEEEEESDQKDDKDDNKDNEQSENGIYQWKYNDEKQIVLQVPVSLVTVAPDTSSEIQTESQDGSGSTGSEPPKSSSNGDSPDSNADDQEKLIREYNKVYHNFEYDRETLIKRRKLEKSDLQLEDSKNGNADSTKDGLSGLGEADSMGISLGTGSTSLKHLLSTIQSKRDDVPLNDHELRTLFMDVRKNRGKWANNDRVGQEELYEACEKVVVELRGSTEHSTPFLNKVSKREAPNYGLIIKKPMDLNTVMKKLKSFAYNSKQEFVDDLMLIWSNCLTYNTDPKHFLRAHAIAMQKKTSKLIPTIPNITIRSRQEVEREEELENERVGTPMASAGKSMKKGRKRRQDQIKTEVDPATPIATAVASAIGSPVPVTGVSENIVENGNVSNDEEEEEEEDNENINGEANGISEEDDELDPELQAWRTITAKSRAHYCAERAALFDEKFHLRSDARAIIRQSREMSNFNQYLTNKEVISKSSNLLENDEPYLLEYDITGGLPGLKYKGIDKEEEEKREQSLVDVFLQQANGDASNIKSDFVLPIDSGLNKMYTENIKEMQEIRKICFKISLIRQMQTQQFVHHTQMKQPEIEVIREVDVDAVSKLPNHDPFTDQIQFSVLRRNIAKIAMQTGFESSEPFAINTLTQVAEKYMGNLIKTLKLHTETSSNNRLNEKEIVLLSLLENGIDKPDDLYTFVQERIIKQHDKLTDLRSKLSNFLKELLRPGLENFNERSFEDNSEQFMTGDFSNDLGDDFFGFKELGLDKEFKMLSSSIPIYLLHSRLHNSFTNSGSASKRNKYEDLQEYTAQFLTAADVHKQVGLLRPFYSKLNEKSKAHFVKLQKKKGEPTDLPEDNSLVLIEDEELPQKQRNIRPRLPPTGKITAIKKKIVANSFFLSDDEDEENGAKTEDIKLDDLAIDKTDSLGMSSPALASEA